The following coding sequences lie in one Spirosoma sp. KUDC1026 genomic window:
- a CDS encoding helix-turn-helix transcriptional regulator: MVDPEITRLSRLVALLTLLQTKRILTATELAKRFSVSTRTIYRDIRTLEQAGIPIVTQDGKGYAMLDGYRLPPVMFTREEAIALLTAEKLTAGLTDASTAQLSGAAMDKLRAALRRADRDHLESLDPHIQVLGAAGQSNRPNAYQQLVTAITNQRVVRLDYLAADSSMPTVRDVEPIGLYLSQQWHVVAFCRLRQAFRDFRLDRIKHLVVTEEVFTARPETLQQYWAAEASRRSREKVVIHFQPAAVLPALAQHLHDTKHQYGWTDEQPQPDGGLEMSFLIGDMPYLATWLLPFAGAVTILEPPALRDQLRELAQRAHDFFCAPD, from the coding sequence ATGGTTGATCCCGAAATAACCCGACTCTCCCGGCTGGTGGCGTTGCTGACGTTACTGCAAACAAAACGAATCCTGACGGCGACGGAGCTGGCAAAGCGCTTTTCGGTTAGTACACGGACCATTTATCGCGATATCAGGACGCTTGAGCAAGCCGGAATTCCCATCGTAACCCAGGACGGAAAAGGCTATGCGATGCTGGACGGCTACCGATTGCCGCCGGTCATGTTCACGCGGGAGGAAGCCATTGCCCTGCTCACGGCCGAAAAGCTGACCGCTGGCCTTACCGATGCCTCTACGGCTCAACTCAGTGGGGCTGCTATGGATAAGTTACGGGCCGCGTTACGTCGCGCCGACCGCGACCATCTCGAAAGCCTCGACCCACACATTCAGGTGCTGGGAGCAGCGGGGCAATCGAACCGGCCTAATGCGTACCAGCAGTTGGTAACGGCCATCACTAACCAGCGCGTAGTCCGTCTGGACTACCTTGCCGCCGATTCAAGCATGCCCACCGTTCGTGACGTAGAACCCATTGGGCTTTATTTAAGTCAGCAATGGCACGTCGTGGCGTTTTGCCGACTGCGGCAGGCGTTCCGGGATTTCCGGCTTGACCGCATCAAGCACCTGGTCGTTACTGAGGAAGTCTTTACGGCCCGGCCCGAAACGTTGCAGCAGTACTGGGCCGCCGAAGCCAGTCGGCGATCAAGAGAAAAAGTCGTTATTCATTTCCAGCCCGCAGCCGTCCTGCCCGCCCTAGCACAGCACCTGCACGATACCAAACATCAGTATGGCTGGACGGACGAACAACCCCAGCCCGACGGTGGCCTGGAGATGTCGTTTCTGATCGGGGATATGCCTTACCTGGCCACTTGGTTATTACCGTTCGCGGGGGCAGTTACCATCCTGGAACCACCCGCCCTGCGGGATCAGTTGCGTGAGCTGGCGCAGCGGGCACACGATTTTTTTTGCGCTCCCGATTGA
- a CDS encoding glycoside hydrolase family 18 protein, translated as MHRILHYVPVLLLIAGLSAGFKPKPTTKPIVLAYVGGFRGLIDADNIAAEKLTHINYAFVNVQHNRATLTNLATDSTNFRKLNELKQRNPDLKILISIGGWSWSENFSDAVLSDTSRTAFAASAVDIVRQYQLDGIDIDWEYPGMKGEDNVFRPEDKENFTLMFKSLREQLNALKQQTGKDYLVTTAVPGFEEIFTHTNMGQAQQYMDYVNVMAYDYFTGGPLAGHHTNLATPSKDYKGQSGERNIELFKKAGVPANKLVLGVAFYGRAWQLQNDDPKQEPRTIAKVERGGGYTFIKDSLLTNPAYKRYWDKKAKAPYLYNADLKRYVSYDDEQSIKEKCRYVKKQGLAGVMFWEYFNDPKTYLLSEINRELK; from the coding sequence ATGCATCGTATTCTTCATTACGTTCCCGTCCTCCTGCTGATTGCCGGACTCAGCGCTGGTTTTAAACCAAAGCCGACGACCAAACCTATCGTGCTCGCCTACGTCGGCGGCTTCCGGGGCCTGATCGACGCCGACAACATTGCGGCCGAGAAACTGACGCACATCAACTACGCCTTCGTCAACGTGCAGCATAACCGCGCTACGTTGACCAACCTCGCCACCGACTCGACTAATTTTCGAAAACTGAACGAGCTGAAACAACGCAATCCTGACCTGAAAATTCTGATCTCGATTGGCGGCTGGTCCTGGAGCGAAAACTTTTCGGATGCCGTCTTGAGTGATACGTCACGAACGGCCTTTGCTGCGTCGGCGGTGGATATTGTCCGGCAGTACCAGCTGGATGGGATCGATATCGACTGGGAATACCCGGGCATGAAAGGCGAGGACAACGTATTCCGGCCCGAGGATAAAGAGAACTTTACGCTGATGTTCAAATCCCTGCGGGAGCAGTTGAACGCGCTCAAGCAGCAAACCGGCAAAGACTATCTGGTTACGACGGCCGTGCCGGGTTTCGAAGAAATCTTCACGCATACCAACATGGGCCAGGCGCAGCAGTACATGGACTACGTCAACGTCATGGCGTACGACTACTTTACCGGCGGTCCGCTGGCGGGGCACCACACGAATCTGGCAACCCCGAGCAAAGACTACAAAGGCCAGTCTGGCGAACGGAACATCGAACTGTTCAAGAAAGCGGGCGTTCCGGCCAACAAACTCGTGCTGGGCGTAGCGTTCTACGGTCGGGCGTGGCAGTTGCAGAACGATGATCCAAAGCAGGAGCCCCGCACCATCGCGAAGGTTGAGCGCGGGGGTGGTTATACGTTCATCAAAGACAGCCTGCTGACCAATCCGGCCTACAAACGCTACTGGGACAAGAAAGCCAAAGCCCCTTACCTCTACAACGCCGACCTGAAACGTTACGTCTCCTACGACGACGAGCAATCCATCAAAGAGAAATGCCGCTACGTAAAAAAACAAGGGCTGGCAGGCGTCATGTTCTGGGAGTATTTCAACGACCCAAAAACGTATCTGCTGAGCGAGATCAACCGGGAATTGAAATAA
- a CDS encoding DUF6660 family protein, whose translation MKWWMFLLAMYVLVLSGLPCEAFCPEEPITNQASLPDTDQHEHDERCSPFCLCAACSGFTIPQARQFLEAPLSDTLITVAIMSSYQTPHTLDVPERIWQPPRLD comes from the coding sequence ATGAAATGGTGGATGTTTCTTCTGGCAATGTACGTACTGGTGCTTTCTGGGCTCCCCTGCGAAGCGTTTTGCCCAGAAGAACCCATTACAAATCAGGCATCGTTGCCAGACACTGACCAGCATGAACATGACGAGCGCTGTTCGCCGTTCTGCCTTTGTGCTGCCTGCTCCGGTTTCACTATTCCACAGGCTCGCCAGTTTCTGGAAGCCCCGCTGTCAGACACTCTGATTACGGTAGCCATTATGTCCTCGTACCAGACTCCGCACACGCTCGACGTACCGGAGCGTATCTGGCAACCACCCCGGCTAGATTAG
- a CDS encoding M13 family metallopeptidase, with the protein MKKLVYLAMALLSASACQRASMPTTKRVVLTGIDPSKKPGDDFFTYANGIWNDTVQIPPSQTGVGSYSFLNYPQRIRLQGILDSVSTTRHPAGSIEQQVGDFYASGMDTAAINKRGYDPIKPLLARIDAVADVASLLKLVADEQKAGNGSIIGFYVGPDDKQSSINIAQFSQTGIGLPERAYYFKTDSSTISIQNAYKTYLTRLFALTGAEPSVAAQNAAVTYDIEKQLADAHRTNIELRDVKANYNKLAIADLSQKQPALNWTTLLTDLGVQADSVNVGQPAYYDKLNAMVATVPLQNWKVYLKAQALTNYADLLSQPFVDASFAYAKVLTGQAVKKTRAEEMTQAVDRSLGDALAQLYVKKYFPEAARKRIAVLVDNLKKAFEVRINRLDWMSDSTKTKAKEKLYAFTQKIGYPDKWRDYSTVTIKRDAYFENRLSTNKNDYAYNVAKVGQKVDRTEWHTTPPTVTAYNNPPLNEIVFPAGILQAPYFDVNADDALNYGGIGMVIGHEITHSFDDQGAQYDKDGNVTDWWTKADYAKFKARTQQVIDQYNQFTVLDSVRVKGALTVGENTADIAGVAIAYDAFKMTEQGKSADKLDGFTPDQRFFISIARIWRVKTRNAYMGMYVNTNPHSPAKWRVNGPLMNFTPFYNAFNVQPGDKMYKPEKNRITVW; encoded by the coding sequence ATGAAAAAACTGGTCTACTTAGCCATGGCCCTCTTGTCAGCAAGCGCCTGCCAGCGCGCTTCTATGCCGACAACAAAGCGCGTTGTCCTGACGGGCATTGACCCATCGAAAAAACCGGGGGACGATTTTTTCACCTACGCCAATGGCATCTGGAATGATACCGTCCAGATACCCCCCAGCCAGACTGGCGTCGGTTCGTACTCCTTCCTGAATTACCCGCAACGGATACGGTTGCAGGGCATTCTGGACAGCGTTTCAACAACCCGGCATCCGGCGGGGAGTATCGAACAGCAGGTAGGCGATTTTTACGCGTCGGGTATGGACACAGCCGCGATCAACAAACGCGGTTATGATCCCATCAAACCCCTGCTTGCCCGCATCGATGCAGTAGCAGATGTCGCGTCGTTGCTGAAATTAGTGGCCGACGAGCAGAAAGCCGGCAACGGTTCTATCATCGGTTTTTACGTTGGTCCCGATGACAAACAGAGTTCGATCAATATCGCTCAGTTTTCTCAGACGGGTATCGGCCTGCCCGAACGGGCGTATTATTTCAAGACCGATTCATCGACGATTTCTATTCAGAACGCGTACAAAACTTACCTCACCCGCTTGTTTGCGCTGACGGGAGCGGAGCCGTCTGTCGCTGCCCAAAACGCAGCCGTAACGTACGACATTGAAAAACAACTGGCCGATGCACACCGAACCAACATCGAGCTCCGGGACGTAAAAGCCAATTACAACAAACTGGCCATTGCCGACTTGTCGCAAAAACAGCCTGCTCTGAACTGGACTACCTTGTTGACCGACCTGGGCGTACAAGCAGACTCCGTTAACGTTGGCCAGCCAGCCTACTACGACAAGCTGAACGCGATGGTAGCAACCGTTCCTCTCCAGAACTGGAAAGTTTATCTGAAAGCCCAGGCACTGACTAACTACGCGGACCTGCTGAGTCAGCCGTTTGTCGATGCCTCGTTTGCCTACGCAAAAGTGCTGACCGGGCAGGCCGTCAAGAAAACACGAGCGGAGGAAATGACACAGGCCGTCGACCGGTCGCTTGGTGACGCGCTGGCCCAGCTGTACGTAAAGAAATACTTTCCGGAAGCAGCCCGGAAACGGATAGCCGTTCTGGTCGACAACCTCAAGAAAGCGTTTGAAGTACGTATCAACCGGCTGGACTGGATGAGTGATTCGACCAAGACAAAGGCGAAGGAAAAACTGTATGCCTTCACCCAGAAAATTGGCTACCCCGATAAGTGGCGCGACTATTCGACGGTGACGATAAAGCGGGACGCTTATTTCGAAAATCGCCTGTCGACCAACAAGAATGATTATGCTTACAACGTAGCTAAAGTGGGGCAGAAAGTCGACCGAACCGAATGGCATACCACCCCACCCACGGTAACGGCCTACAACAATCCTCCACTCAACGAAATCGTCTTCCCGGCGGGTATCCTGCAAGCGCCTTACTTCGATGTGAACGCCGACGATGCCCTGAATTACGGCGGCATCGGCATGGTGATTGGGCACGAAATAACGCACTCGTTCGATGATCAGGGGGCACAGTACGACAAGGACGGCAACGTAACAGACTGGTGGACCAAAGCCGATTATGCGAAGTTCAAAGCCAGAACCCAGCAGGTGATCGACCAGTATAATCAGTTTACCGTACTGGACTCGGTCCGCGTAAAAGGTGCCCTGACTGTAGGCGAAAACACCGCCGATATTGCGGGGGTTGCCATTGCTTATGATGCCTTCAAAATGACGGAGCAGGGCAAAAGCGCGGATAAACTGGATGGCTTTACCCCCGATCAGCGGTTCTTTATTTCGATCGCCCGGATCTGGCGCGTCAAAACCCGGAACGCCTACATGGGTATGTACGTAAACACCAATCCACACTCCCCGGCTAAATGGCGCGTCAACGGACCGTTGATGAATTTCACGCCTTTTTACAACGCCTTCAACGTACAGCCCGGCGACAAAATGTACAAACCGGAAAAGAACCGAATAACGGTCTGGTAA
- the modB gene encoding molybdate ABC transporter permease subunit, translated as MPIDWEPIWLTLRLASITTLVLFIIGVPVAGGLALNQFRGKSVLEALISLPLVLPPSVVGFYLLLAFSPTSALGAWLLRHLDIQLVFSFEGLVVASLLYSLPFMVHPIQAGLENLPASWREAAYTLGQSPVRTFWRVLLPNCKPALLTGIVLSFAHTIGEFGLVLMIGGNLPGQTRVASIAIYDEVELLHFDTAHAYAALLLALSFVILLLVYSINKRVTV; from the coding sequence ATGCCCATCGACTGGGAACCAATCTGGCTCACGCTGCGGCTAGCCAGTATTACGACACTGGTATTGTTTATCATTGGCGTGCCAGTAGCGGGTGGCCTGGCTCTGAATCAATTTCGGGGCAAATCGGTACTTGAAGCCCTGATCAGTCTGCCGCTGGTACTGCCGCCCTCGGTAGTCGGTTTCTATTTGCTGCTGGCCTTCAGCCCAACCAGTGCGCTGGGTGCCTGGCTCTTAAGACACCTGGATATACAGCTTGTTTTTTCCTTTGAGGGGCTGGTGGTGGCTTCGCTGCTTTATAGTTTACCGTTTATGGTGCACCCCATTCAGGCAGGTCTGGAAAATCTGCCAGCCTCCTGGCGCGAGGCCGCTTACACGCTGGGCCAGTCGCCGGTACGGACCTTCTGGCGGGTCCTGCTCCCCAACTGCAAACCGGCCCTGCTGACGGGGATTGTTCTTTCTTTTGCCCACACGATCGGTGAGTTTGGTCTGGTATTGATGATTGGTGGTAACCTGCCCGGTCAGACACGGGTCGCATCTATTGCTATCTACGACGAGGTTGAACTGCTGCATTTTGATACAGCTCACGCCTACGCTGCGCTGCTGCTGGCACTTTCGTTCGTCATTTTGTTGCTGGTCTATAGCATCAACAAACGCGTTACGGTATGA
- a CDS encoding ATP-binding cassette domain-containing protein, which yields MIQTDLTLPRLFAEGSGTLHVQLSLPMGSLTALVGPSGSGKTTILRLLSGLETPTQGRIAVGDAIWLDTQQRVNRRPQDRSIGYVFQDSALFPNMTVLENIRFVTPPGQQSLADELIDQTGLQPFIDQKPIRLSGGQRQRVSLARALVRQPQLLLLDEPFAALDTTSAQALRQVLLDLHQRWGTTTLLVSHHEADVRALADRIIHLDQGRIRAETVVAMTGSANSERIERLYFDPPTGQWVLETATTQLRAKNPSWQQLKVGDQIHISW from the coding sequence ATGATCCAGACCGATTTGACGCTCCCCCGCCTGTTTGCAGAGGGTTCGGGTACCCTGCACGTACAGTTGTCACTACCAATGGGCAGCCTGACGGCACTGGTTGGTCCGTCGGGCTCGGGAAAGACAACGATTTTACGCCTGTTGTCGGGGCTGGAAACACCCACACAGGGACGTATCGCCGTCGGGGACGCCATCTGGCTGGATACTCAGCAACGCGTCAACCGACGTCCGCAGGATCGCTCAATCGGGTACGTTTTTCAGGATTCAGCCCTATTTCCAAATATGACCGTGCTTGAGAATATCCGGTTTGTTACCCCGCCCGGTCAGCAGTCACTGGCCGACGAACTGATCGACCAGACCGGTTTGCAGCCGTTCATCGACCAGAAACCGATTCGTTTATCGGGTGGGCAGCGGCAGCGGGTATCGCTGGCCCGGGCGCTGGTTCGCCAGCCGCAGCTGCTCTTACTGGACGAGCCGTTCGCGGCTCTGGATACCACGTCGGCCCAGGCCCTCCGGCAGGTCTTGCTCGACCTCCACCAGCGCTGGGGCACGACCACCCTGCTGGTCAGTCACCATGAGGCCGACGTACGGGCACTGGCCGACCGGATCATTCACCTCGATCAGGGCCGAATTCGGGCGGAGACGGTAGTTGCGATGACAGGTTCTGCAAACAGCGAACGGATTGAGCGGTTATACTTTGACCCCCCAACCGGGCAGTGGGTGCTTGAAACAGCGACGACACAACTACGAGCCAAAAATCCATCCTGGCAGCAGTTAAAAGTGGGCGATCAAATTCACATTAGCTGGTAA
- a CDS encoding chloride channel protein, translating to MRLNDELILFFSVLKWLVISTVIGVLVGGAASAFILFIHHIIELGNQHEHVFYLLPLSFFTANLLSQFVLKRHLGTDALISAINKNYGKIDGTFIPTKVINVSLILGTGGSAGKESPCAQIGAGIGSVIATLLRVDDVDRRKMVLCGFCAGFACVFGAPLAGALFGIEILAVGIILYDVLLPAFVASITAYQVSSALGITFFYYPLDFVPAFEEGFFIRLLAGGIFFGLCAFALLRTIRRSTALTARIPIWRPLKGLIGGLVLVGLALLFSRDYLGLGLNLMEDTIRGVPVLWYAFLLKALFTIITLSISRIGSVITPILFIGATAGSFYADLVGADRATFAAIGFVSLLAGTTNSPIATSILAIELFGATVAPYAAVSCVISFLMSGHQSLYTSQLLSTPKSRAIPVELGQEISSASREQTHDYPPLPLLLRDWLKRWRQNK from the coding sequence ATGCGCCTGAACGACGAACTGATTCTCTTTTTTTCCGTCCTGAAATGGTTGGTTATTTCAACCGTGATTGGCGTACTCGTTGGTGGAGCCGCATCGGCGTTTATTCTGTTCATTCACCACATCATCGAACTGGGAAATCAGCACGAACACGTGTTTTACCTGTTGCCACTTAGTTTCTTTACCGCCAACCTGCTCAGCCAGTTCGTGCTGAAACGTCACCTGGGCACCGATGCGCTGATTTCAGCCATCAACAAAAACTACGGTAAAATCGACGGAACGTTCATTCCGACCAAAGTCATTAACGTATCGTTGATTCTGGGAACGGGCGGTTCGGCGGGGAAGGAAAGCCCCTGTGCCCAGATTGGTGCTGGCATCGGTAGCGTCATCGCGACGCTGCTGCGCGTCGATGACGTCGATCGCCGGAAGATGGTGCTGTGTGGCTTCTGCGCTGGTTTCGCCTGCGTATTTGGGGCTCCCCTGGCTGGCGCGCTGTTCGGCATTGAAATTCTGGCGGTGGGCATCATCCTGTACGACGTCCTGCTGCCCGCTTTTGTAGCCTCCATTACGGCGTACCAGGTATCCTCGGCGCTGGGCATTACGTTCTTCTATTACCCGCTGGATTTCGTGCCGGCCTTTGAAGAAGGGTTTTTTATCCGGTTGCTGGCCGGGGGAATTTTCTTCGGTTTATGCGCCTTTGCGCTGCTTCGTACCATTCGTCGCAGCACCGCCCTGACGGCCCGAATACCGATCTGGCGCCCCCTGAAAGGGCTAATCGGCGGCCTGGTGCTGGTGGGGCTCGCGCTGCTCTTCTCCCGCGACTACCTGGGCCTGGGACTCAATCTCATGGAAGATACCATCCGGGGCGTTCCGGTGCTATGGTATGCGTTTCTGCTGAAAGCACTGTTCACCATCATTACGTTAAGCATCAGCCGGATTGGCAGCGTCATTACGCCTATCCTGTTCATTGGCGCGACGGCTGGCAGTTTCTACGCGGATCTGGTGGGAGCCGACCGCGCTACGTTTGCCGCCATCGGCTTTGTCAGCCTGCTGGCCGGCACAACGAACTCCCCCATTGCTACCAGCATCCTGGCCATTGAATTGTTCGGGGCAACGGTGGCCCCATACGCGGCAGTATCCTGCGTGATCAGTTTTCTGATGTCGGGGCACCAGAGTCTGTACACGTCACAACTGCTGAGCACCCCTAAATCGCGGGCCATTCCGGTCGAGCTGGGCCAGGAAATCAGTTCAGCAAGTCGTGAACAAACGCACGATTACCCACCCCTGCCCCTACTCCTGCGCGACTGGCTCAAGCGGTGGCGTCAGAACAAGTAG
- a CDS encoding cation transporter — protein sequence METTLNTSTQNGWKIATGLAVFTVLYNIGEGLVSLYFGAHDEALTLAGFGVDSFIEVISGLGILAMITRLRRYGSAERGRSEKLALQITGSCFYVLVVGLLLGAGISIWKSQQPETTVAGIIVSVLSIVIMRLLASWKIRTGKQLRSASIIADGKCTMVCVYMSVVLLVSSVLYALVHLPFIDAAGMLGLAWFSFKEGQESFEKAKDNATCCDHC from the coding sequence ATGGAAACGACGCTCAATACTTCTACACAGAACGGCTGGAAAATAGCCACCGGTCTGGCCGTTTTTACGGTACTTTACAATATCGGAGAGGGACTGGTATCGCTCTATTTTGGCGCTCACGACGAGGCTCTGACGCTGGCCGGTTTTGGCGTAGATAGTTTTATCGAAGTCATTTCAGGTCTGGGTATTCTGGCTATGATTACCCGCTTACGGCGGTATGGCAGCGCCGAACGGGGGCGCTCCGAAAAGCTGGCCCTCCAAATTACCGGCTCCTGTTTTTATGTACTGGTTGTGGGGCTGCTTCTGGGAGCCGGCATCAGCATATGGAAGTCCCAACAGCCTGAAACAACTGTAGCCGGGATTATAGTATCCGTGCTTTCGATCGTCATTATGCGCCTATTGGCCAGTTGGAAAATTCGGACGGGTAAACAGCTTCGTTCGGCGTCTATCATTGCCGACGGTAAATGTACGATGGTATGCGTATACATGTCGGTGGTTCTGCTCGTGTCAAGTGTCCTTTATGCGCTGGTGCATCTGCCCTTCATCGATGCAGCCGGTATGCTTGGTCTGGCCTGGTTTTCGTTTAAAGAAGGCCAGGAAAGTTTTGAGAAAGCAAAAGATAACGCCACCTGCTGCGACCACTGCTAA
- a CDS encoding TonB-dependent receptor, translating into MKFLIVSLWLTLSVILIAKGQTSLRVTVQDAETRNPLPGATVELRPGTIGMPVDSAGRVVLTPPGPGRYALTCSFVGYNSRTDSIIVADSANSFVIQLTPSEGEELDEVVVTSTRSNRTIDDTPTRIEVITGEELAEKANMRPGDIRMQLNESTGIQVQQTSPVSANANIRIQGLDGRYTQILQDGLPIYAGFAAGLSILQIPPLNLQQVEVIKGSASTLYGGGAIAGLVNLVTKRPTNERELSFMVNGTTAQGLDISGFWGQKWEKAGITLFAARNTQREYDPGKTGFSALPNYERYTVNPRLYLYINPTTTLIVGGMGNWENRIGGDMQVLKEGRDNTNRYFEQNRSDRLASQLQLDKRFAGSVLTVKNSVSYFNRVLTQPDYRFAGYQVSSFSEVSYRHTGERSEWIGGGNLWTEQFTETGSNQDRNYQYTTVGGFLQNSYEAASWLTLETGLRGDYHNRFGFFALPRVSLLVKLSDKLTSRLGGGLGYKAPTLFTEDAESVAFRNVRPIDPATAQMETSTGGNFDLNYRTTLFDRLDVSINQLFFYTRLNHALVLDIPAIIPTGSSNAVYQFANADGPIDSRGLETNLRIGYEDFNLYAGYSLVDTRRRYSGVEYNSPVPLTAKHRVNLVGVYELEGKFRLGLEAYYYSRKPLSTGDWSRSYWLMGVMGERRWKKFSVFINFENILNIRQDRYQAVILPPLNQPSFREVWAPLEGFVANGGLKLFL; encoded by the coding sequence ATGAAATTTTTAATTGTGTCGCTCTGGCTGACACTCTCTGTAATACTTATAGCCAAGGGCCAAACCAGCCTGCGGGTAACCGTTCAGGATGCCGAAACCCGTAATCCATTACCTGGTGCCACTGTCGAACTTAGGCCAGGTACCATCGGCATGCCGGTAGACTCAGCCGGTAGAGTCGTGCTGACACCACCAGGACCGGGCCGCTACGCGCTTACTTGTTCGTTTGTCGGTTATAACAGCAGAACGGACAGCATAATAGTAGCAGACTCAGCAAACTCGTTCGTGATCCAGCTTACCCCATCCGAGGGAGAAGAACTCGATGAGGTGGTGGTAACCTCTACCCGGAGCAATCGTACCATCGATGATACCCCTACTCGTATTGAAGTAATTACGGGCGAAGAACTGGCAGAAAAGGCCAATATGCGACCGGGCGATATCCGAATGCAACTCAACGAGAGCACCGGTATTCAGGTCCAGCAAACGTCGCCCGTTTCGGCCAACGCCAACATCCGCATTCAGGGCTTAGATGGTCGCTACACCCAGATTTTGCAGGATGGGTTGCCTATTTATGCTGGCTTTGCCGCTGGTCTGAGCATCCTGCAGATACCTCCGCTGAATCTGCAACAGGTTGAAGTAATAAAAGGCTCCGCTTCTACACTTTATGGCGGAGGAGCCATTGCGGGCCTGGTTAATTTGGTAACTAAGCGACCTACCAACGAACGGGAACTCAGTTTCATGGTCAACGGAACCACGGCACAGGGGCTCGATATAAGTGGCTTCTGGGGACAGAAGTGGGAAAAAGCAGGTATTACTCTATTTGCCGCCCGTAATACGCAACGCGAATATGATCCAGGAAAGACGGGATTTTCGGCTCTACCCAACTACGAACGTTATACCGTAAATCCACGCCTTTATCTCTACATCAACCCCACAACGACCCTGATCGTGGGCGGTATGGGCAACTGGGAAAACAGGATTGGTGGCGATATGCAGGTGCTAAAAGAGGGACGTGATAATACAAATCGCTATTTTGAGCAAAACCGTTCGGATCGGCTGGCGTCGCAGCTCCAGCTCGATAAGCGTTTTGCTGGCTCAGTGCTGACAGTCAAGAATAGTGTCAGCTATTTTAATCGGGTTCTTACCCAGCCAGACTATCGGTTTGCCGGGTATCAGGTTTCCAGCTTTTCCGAGGTCAGTTATAGGCATACCGGTGAGCGCTCAGAATGGATTGGCGGGGGTAATCTATGGACGGAACAATTCACCGAAACAGGCAGCAACCAGGACCGGAACTACCAGTATACAACAGTTGGTGGTTTTTTGCAGAACAGCTACGAAGCCGCTTCCTGGCTAACGCTGGAAACCGGCCTTAGGGGTGATTACCATAACCGCTTTGGCTTTTTCGCCCTGCCCCGCGTGTCGTTGCTTGTCAAACTCTCAGACAAATTAACGTCCCGCTTAGGCGGTGGGCTAGGCTATAAAGCTCCTACTCTCTTTACCGAAGATGCCGAAAGTGTAGCTTTTCGCAACGTACGCCCCATTGATCCGGCAACCGCGCAGATGGAAACCTCCACTGGGGGCAACTTCGATCTAAATTACCGGACTACTCTGTTCGATCGGCTGGACGTATCAATTAATCAGTTGTTCTTTTACACCCGGCTCAATCATGCGTTGGTGCTGGACATTCCAGCTATCATTCCAACAGGCTCATCGAATGCAGTTTATCAATTCGCGAACGCTGATGGCCCCATCGATAGCCGGGGCCTGGAAACCAACCTGCGTATTGGTTACGAAGATTTCAATCTTTACGCCGGTTACAGTCTGGTCGATACCCGCCGACGTTACAGCGGAGTCGAGTACAATAGCCCGGTGCCCCTTACGGCCAAACATCGGGTAAATCTGGTTGGCGTCTACGAGCTGGAAGGTAAGTTTCGCCTGGGGCTGGAAGCGTACTATTATAGCCGTAAACCGCTCTCGACCGGCGACTGGTCGCGTTCTTACTGGCTGATGGGCGTCATGGGGGAACGGCGCTGGAAGAAATTCAGTGTGTTTATCAACTTCGAGAATATCCTAAACATCCGACAGGACCGCTACCAGGCCGTAATTTTACCCCCTCTAAACCAGCCTTCCTTCCGGGAAGTATGGGCCCCACTCGAAGGATTTGTCGCCAATGGCGGTTTAAAATTATTTCTTTGA
- a CDS encoding DUF1761 domain-containing protein, with protein MFNVLSDINWLSVLAAFVPYFLLGSLWYMLLFPKPYRISLGRDANEPQSLNPLYIVGPAVCALIITVTCAVLLQALNVTSYANALQFTLIVGLGYLFANTVNIAINPNIPRPFLYGLITGSYHLVGMALVNMILVAMR; from the coding sequence ATGTTTAACGTACTGTCCGACATCAACTGGCTTAGTGTCCTGGCCGCTTTTGTTCCTTATTTTCTGCTGGGTTCTCTGTGGTATATGCTCCTTTTCCCGAAACCCTACCGTATTTCCCTGGGCCGGGACGCGAATGAGCCCCAAAGCCTGAACCCGCTCTACATTGTTGGACCGGCCGTCTGCGCGTTGATCATAACCGTAACCTGTGCCGTTCTTTTGCAGGCGTTGAACGTAACGTCTTACGCCAACGCCTTGCAGTTTACGTTGATCGTCGGTCTTGGCTACTTGTTCGCCAACACCGTCAACATCGCTATCAATCCCAACATCCCCCGGCCTTTCCTGTACGGCCTGATAACGGGTAGTTATCACCTGGTTGGGATGGCCCTTGTCAATATGATTCTGGTCGCGATGCGTTAG